The following coding sequences lie in one Candidatus Eisenbacteria bacterium genomic window:
- a CDS encoding nucleotidyltransferase domain-containing protein: MKLNEEQTARLRQLAEREGISLLLLFGSAVTEKIHADSDVDVAVLFQGERNLTGAEYSELVHELQELFPDHPVDLGVINHADPLFLGKITENCQILYGMPQTLQKLKIYAFKRYQDHRRYFDLEQKYVEKFLKTRKAAS, translated from the coding sequence ATGAAACTCAACGAAGAACAGACCGCCAGATTGCGTCAGCTCGCCGAGCGCGAGGGAATCAGCTTGCTTCTCCTTTTTGGATCTGCTGTCACTGAGAAGATTCATGCTGACAGCGATGTGGATGTTGCGGTGCTGTTTCAAGGGGAGCGAAATCTGACCGGTGCAGAGTACTCTGAGCTGGTTCACGAACTTCAGGAACTCTTTCCAGATCACCCCGTGGACCTTGGCGTGATCAACCATGCGGATCCACTCTTCTTAGGGAAAATCACCGAGAACTGTCAGATTCTTTACGGCATGCCTCAAACGCTTCAGAAACTCAAGATATATGCATTTAAGCGCTATCAAGATCATCGCCGCTATTTCGATTTGGAGCAAAAATATGTAGAGAAGTTCCTAAAAACACGGAAGGCGGCTTCGTGA
- a CDS encoding DUF86 domain-containing protein has product MIDRTLVIRKISLISKDLNALEPYAALSLNDYLKDSINEVLVERYLERMIGRMIDINYHLITELDHPPPKDYFESFVELGRLGVLEPEFARSAAQAAGLRNRIVHEYDEIDEQKVYESLLTAAKDIPTYLQAVHVFVERASKE; this is encoded by the coding sequence GTGATTGACCGGACGCTTGTCATCCGAAAGATAAGCCTCATCAGCAAGGACCTGAACGCACTCGAACCCTATGCTGCGCTCTCACTCAACGACTATCTCAAAGATTCCATCAATGAAGTTCTGGTCGAACGATACCTTGAGCGTATGATCGGCAGGATGATTGACATCAACTATCACCTGATCACGGAACTTGATCATCCGCCCCCGAAGGATTACTTTGAATCCTTTGTGGAACTTGGGCGGCTTGGCGTTCTGGAGCCTGAGTTCGCGAGGTCTGCAGCTCAAGCGGCCGGTCTCCGAAACCGAATCGTGCATGAATACGATGAGATTGATGAGCAAAAGGTCTACGAAAGTCTCTTGACTGCGGCGAAAGACATCCCCACCTATCTCCAGGCAGTGCATGTCTTCGTTGAAAGGGCCTCTAAAGAGTAA